A genomic stretch from Natronomonas gomsonensis includes:
- a CDS encoding Sjogren's syndrome/scleroderma autoantigen 1 family protein: MSDFDREAEREKLREQFERDKQKREASERMSELLLQGATMTNRHCPECHSPVFRYDGKEFCPTCQREVTEDGEFADEAGADGEAPAAAESADAQAATDEETEADDTASAEGEVDAGVERTETADTPEQEPDDDRPTETRQPTETQATEETRPAPARDRRPARVDPPARRERSATESEGGDLGEAEAALVREITNLTRRAEETRDVGRKRDLFAAAREATETLRELRLL, translated from the coding sequence ATGAGCGACTTCGACCGCGAAGCCGAGCGCGAGAAACTGCGCGAGCAGTTCGAGCGCGACAAACAGAAGCGGGAGGCCTCAGAGCGGATGAGCGAACTCCTGTTGCAGGGCGCGACGATGACGAACCGCCACTGCCCGGAGTGTCACTCTCCGGTGTTCCGCTACGACGGCAAGGAGTTCTGTCCGACCTGCCAGCGTGAGGTCACCGAGGACGGCGAGTTCGCCGACGAGGCGGGCGCCGACGGCGAGGCGCCCGCGGCGGCCGAGTCGGCCGACGCTCAGGCGGCCACCGACGAGGAGACGGAGGCCGACGACACTGCGAGTGCCGAGGGCGAGGTGGACGCCGGCGTCGAGCGAACGGAGACGGCCGATACACCGGAACAGGAACCGGACGACGACCGGCCCACCGAAACGCGACAGCCCACGGAAACACAGGCGACCGAGGAGACGCGCCCGGCACCCGCTCGCGACCGACGGCCCGCCCGCGTCGACCCGCCGGCCCGCCGCGAGCGCTCGGCAACCGAATCGGAGGGTGGCGACCTCGGGGAGGCGGAGGCGGCGCTCGTCCGCGAGATAACCAACCTGACCCGACGGGCCGAGGAAACACGAGACGTGGGTCGGAAACGCGACCTCTTTGCCGCCGCCCGCGAGGCGACCGAGACGCTTCGAGAACTCCGACTGCTCTGA
- a CDS encoding rubrerythrin family protein, giving the protein MDSSEFIDRVRADNETALDRLGSEKALVATTRAALDRETVLETAAEAEARAAATFETWADDEADDEARAAFAEAGDRERDHSERVSALGEVGAVNPSPDDLHEHLRGLDDTVARVGAGLVARPLVASRSLLQVINFFVNEGDNAAAETFRDLRAETDEQVETGAALLDAVCESDDDRKRAAVAAGEAIDAAYAEYADSLDSLGIDPKPVC; this is encoded by the coding sequence ATGGACAGTTCCGAGTTCATCGACCGGGTCCGGGCGGACAACGAGACGGCGCTGGACCGCCTCGGCTCCGAGAAGGCACTCGTCGCGACGACGCGGGCCGCACTGGACCGCGAGACGGTGCTCGAAACCGCCGCCGAAGCGGAGGCCCGCGCCGCGGCGACGTTCGAGACGTGGGCCGACGACGAAGCGGACGACGAGGCCCGGGCGGCGTTTGCCGAGGCGGGCGACCGCGAGCGCGACCACTCCGAGCGAGTGTCCGCGCTTGGCGAGGTGGGCGCTGTGAACCCGTCCCCCGACGACCTCCACGAGCACCTCCGGGGACTCGACGATACCGTCGCCCGCGTCGGTGCGGGACTGGTCGCTCGACCGCTTGTGGCCTCCCGAAGCCTCCTGCAGGTCATCAACTTCTTCGTCAACGAAGGTGACAACGCCGCCGCCGAGACGTTCCGTGACCTCCGGGCCGAAACCGACGAACAGGTCGAGACCGGCGCGGCGCTGTTGGACGCGGTGTGTGAAAGCGACGACGACCGGAAGCGCGCCGCGGTGGCCGCCGGCGAGGCCATCGACGCCGCTTACGCCGAGTATGCCGACAGTCTCGATTCGCTGGGCATCGACCCCAAGCCCGTCTGTTGA
- a CDS encoding APC family permease → MSTEHGVIDQRVGLLGATGLVVGNVIGIAIFVLAAPLAADTGPSVVFAMLLAGIPLVFSLLTILQLGGAIPVAGGTYVYGSRLVTPFWGFATPWMVVPGVWAGLLFTANGFAEYVGYFFQIPQEGLMYAILLVFLVINVVGIRVVAWLQMAMVAVLVAGILAFVVPGAFYVDAGNFTPPFPNGFGPFVVAVVSLHFPLRGFSMVIEIGEEIENPAENIPRVLVLSAAIGLTLMVALLAVFVGVAGWRGVDQLDAAVAAVAGRFLPAPLVGLVVAAALLGSLTSVNTTFASYSRTIMRAARDDVIPEAFATLGDRFDTPHRSVLLLGVPPILLVPVTPSPVVLSISLSLAILFAVFVGGLALWNLPKLFPQRYEYSLYRLPLPLLRVTAVGSVLSAVVLWVALLTELPWIGAVVFGWLCLGWVVFRLRVRRFRREGVDLPERMRRLHDHES, encoded by the coding sequence ATGTCTACCGAGCACGGAGTCATCGACCAGCGAGTCGGGCTCCTCGGCGCGACGGGGCTCGTGGTTGGCAACGTCATCGGCATCGCCATCTTCGTCCTCGCGGCGCCGCTGGCAGCCGATACCGGTCCCAGCGTCGTCTTCGCGATGCTTCTGGCCGGCATTCCACTCGTTTTTAGCCTGCTGACGATTCTCCAGTTGGGCGGTGCGATTCCGGTCGCCGGCGGCACGTACGTGTACGGCTCACGGCTCGTCACACCGTTTTGGGGATTTGCGACGCCGTGGATGGTCGTCCCCGGCGTGTGGGCGGGGCTGTTGTTCACCGCCAACGGCTTCGCCGAGTACGTCGGCTACTTCTTCCAGATTCCACAGGAGGGGCTGATGTACGCCATCCTGCTTGTCTTTCTCGTCATCAACGTCGTCGGCATCCGGGTTGTCGCGTGGCTCCAGATGGCGATGGTCGCCGTCCTCGTCGCCGGCATCCTCGCGTTCGTGGTCCCCGGCGCGTTCTACGTCGACGCTGGCAACTTCACGCCGCCGTTTCCGAACGGATTCGGCCCGTTCGTCGTCGCCGTCGTCTCGCTGCACTTCCCGTTACGGGGGTTCAGCATGGTCATCGAAATCGGCGAGGAAATCGAGAACCCGGCGGAGAACATCCCGCGGGTTCTCGTGCTCTCGGCGGCCATCGGACTGACGCTCATGGTCGCGCTGTTGGCCGTCTTCGTCGGCGTCGCCGGCTGGCGCGGGGTCGACCAACTCGACGCCGCTGTCGCCGCCGTCGCCGGTCGGTTCCTCCCGGCGCCACTCGTCGGCTTGGTCGTCGCCGCCGCGCTGTTGGGGTCGCTCACCTCCGTCAACACCACCTTCGCCAGTTACTCCCGAACCATCATGCGTGCGGCCCGCGACGACGTGATTCCCGAGGCATTCGCGACGCTCGGCGACCGATTCGACACCCCACACCGGTCGGTGCTGCTGCTCGGCGTGCCGCCGATTCTCCTGGTCCCGGTCACCCCGTCGCCGGTCGTCCTCTCGATTTCGCTGTCGCTCGCCATTCTGTTTGCCGTCTTCGTCGGCGGGCTGGCGCTGTGGAATCTCCCGAAACTGTTCCCCCAACGCTACGAGTACTCGCTGTACCGGCTTCCGTTGCCGTTGCTCCGGGTGACGGCCGTCGGCAGCGTCCTCTCGGCGGTGGTGTTGTGGGTCGCGCTGCTCACCGAACTCCCGTGGATAGGAGCGGTCGTCTTCGGGTGGCTCTGTCTGGGATGGGTCGTCTTCCGGCTTCGGGTTCGGCGCTTCCGACGGGAGGGTGTCGACCTCCCAGAGCGGATGCGGCGGCTCCACGACCACGAGTCCTAG
- a CDS encoding DUF7119 family protein, whose protein sequence is MNRDPDGGPPADRESPVGEPVIRRDPRVAGESAVQFDPNDPESLAEAADTVRRFATNTVGSEDNVYMLRGAAACAALVRGTGSYKAAAEEADGEATISFIRKWARVHDLPRSIRRHVALGEIAPTAAKHIARVSGESRFLLAWAALDHDLTVREVRAIASRVNGGATVEDALAAEGIDLGVLSVSIPPDTYRELRRHAALEEVDPGDIVAEALEEYL, encoded by the coding sequence ATGAATCGAGACCCGGACGGAGGCCCACCGGCCGACCGCGAGTCGCCGGTCGGCGAGCCGGTCATCCGCCGTGACCCACGCGTCGCCGGCGAGAGCGCCGTCCAGTTCGACCCCAACGACCCCGAAAGCCTCGCGGAGGCCGCAGACACCGTCCGACGGTTCGCCACCAACACCGTCGGCAGCGAGGACAACGTCTACATGCTTCGGGGAGCGGCCGCCTGTGCGGCTCTCGTCCGCGGCACCGGCTCGTACAAGGCCGCCGCCGAGGAAGCCGACGGCGAGGCGACCATCTCGTTTATCCGCAAGTGGGCCCGGGTCCACGACCTGCCGCGCTCCATCCGCCGCCACGTCGCCCTGGGCGAAATCGCCCCCACTGCCGCCAAACACATCGCCCGTGTCTCCGGGGAGTCGCGGTTCCTGTTGGCGTGGGCGGCGCTCGACCACGACCTCACCGTCCGGGAGGTCCGCGCCATCGCCTCCCGCGTCAACGGGGGTGCCACGGTCGAGGACGCCCTGGCCGCCGAGGGCATCGACCTCGGAGTGTTGTCGGTGTCCATCCCGCCGGACACCTACCGGGAACTCCGCCGCCACGCCGCTCTCGAAGAGGTCGACCCCGGCGACATCGTCGCCGAGGCCCTCGAGGAGTATCTATAA